Sequence from the Methanolacinia paynteri genome:
ATTTGGTTTTACATGTAAATCCCAATTTTTCACGCCGGTTCCCGCTGTCATCCACTGTATAATCGAACCGCTTAAATATTTTGTGACCGACTATTTTGTTAACGAATATTTCGGTGACAACACAGTGACGTCAGTATTAAAACCGGAGGAAGTAAGGGAGAGGTTCGGTCCTCTCTTCTGCAGAAAGTTTCTTGTAATGGCAGACGAGGATTCAGGAAGAGCGGAGATCATCGAGGAATGCCGCCACAGGGGAGCAATCGAGTGGGACGTGATGAACCGCAACAGGGCGGGCGGAGCTGTAGAATCGATCGCGGTCGACGGTGCATCGATGACGATATCCGCAAAGCTCGGGAGATACCCGGTTCATTTCGGTGCGGCAGGTGATGAGATCGGCGGACAGGCTCTTGAGGGCGTCGAGATCAACGGAGACGAGATAGCAACGCACTGGGCGGGGATCGCAGGTGCAGGCGTCGGAGTTGCCGCATGCCTCCCGCAGGCGCCCGGAGTTTTGAGGACAGAATACCCGAGCGAGGCGGACATGACACCCGGCGGGGCGAAGATCAGCAGGACGACGATATACACCCCGAAGTACGAGAAGGTCTCGATCGGGATCGACGACACCGACACGAAGGAATCGGGCGCAACGTGGGTTCTTGCGTCCAAATGTGCGGATGCATGTGATATCGAAGGCGTGGAATACCTCAACATGCGTCTCATCCAGCTCAACCCG
This genomic interval carries:
- a CDS encoding tRNA(Ile2) 2-agmatinylcytidine synthetase, whose translation is MTDYFVNEYFGDNTVTSVLKPEEVRERFGPLFCRKFLVMADEDSGRAEIIEECRHRGAIEWDVMNRNRAGGAVESIAVDGASMTISAKLGRYPVHFGAAGDEIGGQALEGVEINGDEIATHWAGIAGAGVGVAACLPQAPGVLRTEYPSEADMTPGGAKISRTTIYTPKYEKVSIGIDDTDTKESGATWVLASKCADACDIEGVEYLNMRLIQLNPKVPNKTTNCVGSALNFAVRPGKIEELLEFVRNFIESGAVSKDTGIAVHTGLIQPESPYLEKIKTEVLTIDECEAEAKRLGIRYIDTAASKGRIGALGAVLWANRGIEAAGLHGEH